The Cottoperca gobio chromosome 6, fCotGob3.1, whole genome shotgun sequence genome has a segment encoding these proteins:
- the endouc gene encoding uridylate-specific endoribonuclease C, translating into MMVARFCGVLVLLTVFISGLDAARPAVNQELSNIFNELWTLDVNRMTPATDYTISVQGRAGFVNQGSHVVPDRASQPLFSNVDENKLKNITTFARFMKLLDNYERSTGVAERVTTEELTEINLFLDAVLETEVMKRAHKYLVSKTQSSSVLRQFKSQLRLIWFNLYRRKRHSGLDSCGFEHVFVGETKSGTEIIGFHNWIQFYLQENSTHLDYKGYKARANDLPDQDDHVLNLQFSWHGLVKPVGSAFIGTSPEFEMAVFTIVFLMNTERSTIALVNIDQCQMELVVIRHGHSLGTAYPKLLSSNSRHVRQHSH; encoded by the exons ATGATGGTTGCAAg GTTCTGTGGAGTCCTTGTCCTTCTCACTGTGTTTATCAGTGGACTGGATGCAGCAAG ACCAGCTGTAAACCAGGAACTATCCAATATTTTCAATGAGCTGTGGACGTTGGATGTGAATCGCATGACGCCTGCAACAGACTACACAATCTCTGTTCAG GGTCGAGCCGGTTTTGTAAACCAGGGCAGCCATGTTGTCCCAGATCGAGCCTCACAGCCTCTGTTCTCCAACGTTGACGAGAACAAACTGAAGAACATAACCACCTTTGCCA GGTTTATGAAACTCCTGGACAACTATGAGCGGTCCACAGGCGTTGCTGAACGAGTCACAACAGAGGAGCTGACGGAGATTAATCTCTTCCTGGATGCCGTCTTAGAGACAGAAGTCATGAAG CGGGCTCATAAGTACCTGGTGAGCAAAACACAGTCCAGCTCTGTCCTGAGGCAATTTAAGAGTCAGCTGCGCTTGATCTGGTTCAATCTCTACCGCAGAAAGAGACACTCAGG CCTGGACTCCTGTGGATTCGAGCATGTGTTTGTCGGAGAGACTAAATCTGGAACAGAAATCATCGGTTTTCACAACTGGATCCAGTTCTACCTGCAAGAAAATAGCACACACTTGGACTACAAAGGATACAAGGCCCGGGCAAATGACTTG CCCGATCAAGACGACCACGTTCTGAACCTCCAGTTCAGCTGGCACGGTCTGGTGAAGCCTGTTGGCAGCGCCTTCATTGGGACCAGCCCAGAGTTTGAGATGGCAGTCTTCACCATTGTCTTCCTCATGAACACAGAGAGGAGCACTATTGCGCTAGTCAATATTGACCAGTGTCAGATGGAGCTCGTGGTCATCAGACATGGACACTCCCTCGGGACGGCGTACCCCAAACTgctcagcagcaacagcagacaTGTTAGGCAGCACTCACACTGA